The DNA segment CCAGCATTGTATTAACGTAGTGAACATTAAGCCCTTGTAAGTATTCCGGGTTTATTTCAGATACATCTTTTCTATTTTCGTGGCATAAAATAACTTCTCGGATATTCGCTCTTACGGCTGCTAACAATTTTTCTTTGATTCCGCCTACCGGCAAAACTTTACCGCGCAGGGTAATTTCTCCACTCATGGCGAGATTAGAGCGCACAAGCCGTTGGGTAAATAAAGAAGCAAAAGCAGAAAGCATTGCAATACCGGCGGAGGGGCCGTCTTTGGGAATAGCACCTGCCGGAACATGTAAATGCAAGTCCCAATGGTCAAAGACTTTATTGGATATTTTCAAAAGGTCGGCATTCGCTTTTAAAAATGTTAATGCTATGGTAGCAGATTCTTTCATAACATCACCGAGTTGGCCGGTAATATTCAGCTTTCCGTTTCCTTTGATTAAGGTAGATTCGATGAAAAGAATATCGCCGCCGGTTGGTGTCCATGCTAAGCCTACGCTCACACCGGGCAATATCAATTCTTCGCTGTGTTCTTTATCGAATTTAGGGATTCCTAAGAAAGTTTCTACCATTGATTCCGTTACGCGGATTTCGGCGGTTTCATCTTTCACAATTCGGGTTGCGATACCTCTAAAGATTCCGGAGATTTGTTGTTTCAGCATTCGTACACCGGATTCACGTGTATAGTGTTCAATAAGCCATCGGATAGCTTTTATGTCTATTCTGGCTTGTTTTTCTTTGAGGCCATGTTCTGCCCGAATGCTTGGAATAAGGTGTTTTTTGGCTATTTCAACTTTTTCTTCTAAGGAGTAGCCGTTTATTTCAATGATTTCCATTCTATCCCGAAGGGCCGGGTGAATTGTCTCTAAGGAGTTTGCGGTGCAGATAAACATTACTTTGGAGAGGTCATAATCTACTTCAAGGAAGTGGTCGTTGAAGGAGTTATTTTGTTCAGGGTCAAGTACTTCGAGGAGAGCAGAGGCGGGGTCTCCGCGGAAGTCGTTTCCTACTTTGTCAATTTCGTCGAGTAAAAATACGGGGTTTCCGGATTTTGCTTTTTTGAGTCCTTGTAGGATTCTGCCGGGCATTGCGCCTATGTAGGTGCTTCTATGGCCACGAATTTCGGCTTCATCTCGAACGCCTCCTAACGACATACGCACAAATTTCCGGTTAAGTGATTTTGCGATTGACTTTCCTAAGGATGTTTTTCCAACCCCCGGAGGTCCGTATAAACATAAAATAGAAGCTCTGCTGTCGTCCCCTTTCAGTTTCATAACGGCTAAATGCTCTAAAATACGTTTTTTTACTTGTTCTAAACCAAAATGGTCTTTATCTAATATTTTTTGTGCTTTCTCAAGGTCAATGCGGTCTTTGGTATATTGCTGCCAAGGCAAATCGAGCATCCACTCAATAATATTGGTAGAGACAGTATATTCCGGCATTCCGGGGTTCATTCTGGCTAATTTACCGATATGGCGTTCAAAGGCTGCTTGGGCTTCTAATGACCATTTTTTGGAAGCAGCACGCTTTTTAAGTCGTTCAATATCACCGATTTCGCTTTCATCTCCTAATTCATCCTGAATTACTCGTATTTGCTGACGCAAATAATAATCTCGTTGCTGCTTTTCTAAGTCATTACGAACCCGAGAGTTGATTTCTTCACTTAGCTGAAGTAGCTGTATCTCTTGCTGTAAATGTGAAATAACAGCCGCCCCTTTTCGCATAATATCTTCTATTTCAAGGAGTTCCTGTTTTATACTAACATCAACGGGAAGGTTAGAGGCTACAAAGTGAATTAAGAAATTTAGATAGCGAATGTTATTAATAGCTAAATGAGCTTCTTTGGGAATGTTGGGAGAAAGGTCTATTACATCGTTTGCTAATTGCTTAATGGTGCGAAACATAGCCTTAGACTTATCATGAACCGCTTCGGTATCCGGAAAAAGGCTTATCTCTGCGATAAAATAAGGGGTTTCTTCCAAAAAGGATTCAATTTTAACACGTGTAGTGCCTTGTATAATGATGGTAACACTTCCTTCGGGCATCCGTATCAATTTCAAGATACGGGCTACGGTTCCAACTTTGTAAACATCATCAAAACCGGGATGTTCTTCATCGCTATCTTTTTGGGTTACTACACACATCAGGTGGTCTTTGGTGTCATAGACTTTTTTAACAAGCTGGATAGACCGTTCCCTACTTACGGTAATGGGCATGAATAGACCCGGAAAAAGTACCATATTACGC comes from the Bacteroidia bacterium genome and includes:
- the lon gene encoding endopeptidase La; the protein is MHIPSDIWLDSQEDNNNFSFPPTAESPEKLDKENLPKSLPVLPLRNMVLFPGLFMPITVSRERSIQLVKKVYDTKDHLMCVVTQKDSDEEHPGFDDVYKVGTVARILKLIRMPEGSVTIIIQGTTRVKIESFLEETPYFIAEISLFPDTEAVHDKSKAMFRTIKQLANDVIDLSPNIPKEAHLAINNIRYLNFLIHFVASNLPVDVSIKQELLEIEDIMRKGAAVISHLQQEIQLLQLSEEINSRVRNDLEKQQRDYYLRQQIRVIQDELGDESEIGDIERLKKRAASKKWSLEAQAAFERHIGKLARMNPGMPEYTVSTNIIEWMLDLPWQQYTKDRIDLEKAQKILDKDHFGLEQVKKRILEHLAVMKLKGDDSRASILCLYGPPGVGKTSLGKSIAKSLNRKFVRMSLGGVRDEAEIRGHRSTYIGAMPGRILQGLKKAKSGNPVFLLDEIDKVGNDFRGDPASALLEVLDPEQNNSFNDHFLEVDYDLSKVMFICTANSLETIHPALRDRMEIIEINGYSLEEKVEIAKKHLIPSIRAEHGLKEKQARIDIKAIRWLIEHYTRESGVRMLKQQISGIFRGIATRIVKDETAEIRVTESMVETFLGIPKFDKEHSEELILPGVSVGLAWTPTGGDILFIESTLIKGNGKLNITGQLGDVMKESATIALTFLKANADLLKISNKVFDHWDLHLHVPAGAIPKDGPSAGIAMLSAFASLFTQRLVRSNLAMSGEITLRGKVLPVGGIKEKLLAAVRANIREVILCHENRKDVSEINPEYLQGLNVHYVNTMLEVFDLALEKSEVKQPRILLPNEISPEMLTNPAARA